The proteins below come from a single Mycobacterium parmense genomic window:
- a CDS encoding error-prone DNA polymerase, which translates to MGWFNGPPSWAEMERVLNSKPRHAGEHTSAWPQEEAPLSPKRATYLPPAGTRVAPSSVGYAELHAHSAFSFLDGAATPEELVEEAARLGLRALALTDHDGLYGAVRFAEAAAELGMRTVYGAELSLGSQARTEAPDPAGPHLLVLARGPEGYRRLSRQLAAAHLAGGEKGKPRYDFDALTEAAGGHWHILTGCRKGHVRQALSEGGSDAAQRALADLVDRFGAHRVSIELTHHGQPLDDERNAALAALAPRFGVGVVATTGAHFAQPSRGRLAMAMGAIRARQSLDAAAGWLAPLGGAHLRSGAEMVRLFAQRPEVVAAAAELGEQCAFGLALIAPQLPPFDVPGGHTEDSWLRQLTMAGARDRYGPAESAPKAYAQVEHELKVIAQLQFPGYFLVVDDIARFCRQNNILCQGRGSAANSAVCYALGVTAVDPVANELLFERFLSPARDGPPDIDMDIESDQREKVIQYVYDKYGRDYAAQVANVITYRGRIAVRDMARALGYSQGQQDAWSKQISHWNGLADSPDAEGIPEQVIELANQIRNLPRHMGIHSGGMVICDRPIADVCPVEWARMENRSVLQWDKDDCAAIGLVKFDLLGLGMLSALHYAKDLVAEHKGIVVDLARLDLSEPAVYEMLQRADSVGVFQVESRAQMATLPRLKPRVFYDLVVEVALIRPGPIQGGSVHPYIRRRNGLDPVVYDHPSMEPALRKTLGVPLFQEQLMQLAVDCAGFSAAEADQLRRAMGSKRSTERMQRLRGRFYEGMRALHGAPDEVIDRTYEKLEAFANFGFPESHALSFASLVFYSSWFKLHHPAAFCAALLRAQPMGFYSPQSLVADARRHGVAVHGPDVNASLAHATLENTGTEVRLGLGAVRHIGDDLAERLVEERKANGPFASLLDLTGRLQLSVPRTEALATAGALGCFGMARREALWAAGAAATQRPDRLPGVGSSSQVPALPGMSELELAAADVWATGVSPDSYPTQFLRADLDAMGVVPAERLLSVPDGDRVLIAGAVTHRQRPGTAQGVTFINLEDETGMVNVLCTPAVWARHRKLANTAPAMLVRGQVQNATGAVTVVAERLGRISLAVGSKSRDFR; encoded by the coding sequence GTGGGCTGGTTCAACGGGCCGCCGAGCTGGGCGGAGATGGAGCGGGTGCTCAACAGCAAGCCGCGCCATGCCGGCGAGCACACCTCGGCGTGGCCGCAGGAAGAGGCCCCCCTGTCGCCCAAGCGTGCGACGTACCTGCCGCCCGCCGGAACCCGGGTGGCCCCCTCGTCCGTCGGGTACGCCGAACTGCACGCCCATTCGGCGTTCAGCTTCCTCGACGGGGCCGCCACGCCGGAGGAACTGGTGGAGGAGGCCGCCCGCCTGGGTTTGCGCGCGCTGGCGCTCACCGACCACGACGGCCTGTACGGGGCGGTGCGGTTCGCCGAGGCGGCCGCCGAGCTCGGCATGCGCACCGTCTACGGCGCCGAACTGTCCCTGGGGTCGCAGGCCCGGACCGAGGCGCCGGATCCGGCCGGCCCCCACCTGCTGGTGCTGGCCCGCGGCCCGGAGGGTTATCGGCGGCTGTCGCGGCAGCTGGCCGCCGCGCACCTGGCCGGCGGTGAGAAGGGAAAGCCACGCTACGACTTCGACGCGCTGACCGAGGCCGCGGGCGGGCACTGGCACATCCTGACCGGCTGCCGAAAAGGGCATGTGCGCCAAGCACTTTCCGAGGGTGGGTCGGACGCGGCGCAGCGGGCGCTGGCCGATCTGGTGGACCGGTTCGGCGCGCACCGGGTCAGCATCGAGCTGACCCATCACGGCCAGCCGCTCGACGACGAGCGCAACGCGGCGCTGGCCGCCCTCGCGCCGCGCTTCGGTGTCGGCGTCGTCGCCACCACCGGGGCTCATTTCGCCCAGCCGTCGCGCGGCCGGCTGGCCATGGCGATGGGGGCCATCAGGGCTCGGCAGTCGCTGGACGCGGCCGCCGGGTGGCTGGCGCCGCTGGGCGGCGCGCACCTGCGGTCCGGCGCGGAGATGGTCCGGCTGTTCGCGCAGCGGCCGGAGGTGGTGGCCGCCGCCGCCGAGCTCGGCGAGCAGTGCGCCTTCGGGCTGGCACTGATCGCGCCGCAGCTGCCGCCGTTCGACGTGCCCGGCGGTCACACCGAGGACAGCTGGCTGCGGCAGCTGACCATGGCCGGTGCGCGCGACCGGTACGGGCCGGCCGAGAGCGCGCCAAAAGCGTACGCCCAGGTCGAGCATGAGCTGAAAGTGATTGCACAGCTTCAGTTTCCGGGTTATTTCCTGGTGGTCGACGACATCGCGAGGTTCTGCCGCCAGAACAACATCCTGTGTCAGGGCAGGGGATCGGCGGCCAATTCCGCGGTCTGTTACGCCCTGGGCGTCACGGCGGTGGACCCGGTGGCCAACGAGTTGCTGTTCGAGCGCTTCCTGTCGCCGGCCCGCGACGGGCCCCCCGACATCGACATGGACATCGAGTCGGACCAGCGCGAGAAGGTCATCCAGTACGTCTACGACAAATACGGCCGGGACTATGCCGCACAGGTCGCCAACGTCATCACCTACCGGGGTCGCATCGCGGTGCGCGACATGGCCCGCGCCCTGGGCTACTCGCAGGGGCAGCAGGATGCGTGGAGCAAGCAGATCAGCCATTGGAACGGGCTCGCCGACTCGCCGGACGCCGAAGGCATTCCCGAGCAGGTGATCGAGCTGGCCAATCAGATCCGGAACCTGCCGCGGCACATGGGCATTCACTCCGGCGGCATGGTGATCTGCGACCGCCCGATCGCCGACGTGTGTCCGGTGGAGTGGGCGCGCATGGAGAACCGCAGCGTCCTGCAGTGGGACAAAGACGACTGCGCGGCAATCGGTTTGGTGAAATTCGATCTGCTCGGGCTGGGCATGCTCTCGGCGCTGCACTACGCGAAAGACCTGGTGGCCGAGCACAAGGGGATCGTGGTGGACCTGGCAAGGCTCGACCTGTCCGAGCCCGCGGTGTACGAGATGCTGCAGCGCGCGGACTCCGTCGGTGTCTTCCAGGTGGAGTCACGGGCGCAGATGGCCACCCTGCCCAGGCTCAAGCCCCGGGTCTTCTACGACCTGGTGGTCGAGGTGGCGCTGATCCGCCCCGGGCCCATTCAGGGCGGGTCGGTGCACCCCTACATCCGGCGGCGCAATGGCCTGGACCCGGTGGTCTACGACCATCCGTCCATGGAGCCCGCCCTGCGAAAGACGCTGGGGGTGCCGCTCTTTCAGGAGCAGCTGATGCAGCTCGCCGTCGACTGCGCCGGCTTCTCAGCCGCCGAGGCCGACCAGCTGCGCCGCGCCATGGGTTCCAAGCGTTCCACCGAGCGCATGCAGCGGCTGCGCGGCCGGTTCTACGAGGGCATGCGCGCGCTGCACGGCGCTCCCGACGAGGTGATCGACCGGACCTACGAAAAGCTGGAGGCCTTCGCCAATTTCGGCTTCCCCGAAAGCCACGCGCTGTCCTTCGCGTCGCTGGTGTTCTACTCGTCGTGGTTCAAGCTGCACCACCCGGCCGCGTTCTGCGCGGCGCTGCTGCGCGCCCAGCCCATGGGCTTCTATTCGCCGCAGTCGCTGGTGGCCGACGCGCGCAGGCACGGCGTGGCGGTGCACGGCCCGGACGTCAATGCCAGCCTGGCCCACGCCACCCTCGAGAACACGGGAACGGAGGTGCGGCTGGGGCTGGGCGCCGTCCGCCACATCGGCGACGACCTCGCCGAGCGGCTGGTCGAGGAGCGAAAAGCCAACGGCCCGTTCGCGTCCCTGCTGGATCTGACCGGCCGGCTGCAGCTCTCCGTGCCGCGGACCGAGGCGCTGGCGACGGCCGGGGCCCTCGGCTGCTTCGGCATGGCCCGGCGCGAGGCGTTGTGGGCGGCCGGGGCCGCGGCCACGCAACGGCCGGACCGGTTGCCGGGCGTGGGCTCGTCATCGCAGGTTCCGGCACTGCCCGGGATGAGCGAGCTGGAGCTGGCCGCCGCCGACGTGTGGGCCACCGGCGTCTCCCCGGACAGCTACCCGACCCAGTTCCTGCGGGCCGACCTGGACGCCATGGGGGTGGTGCCCGCCGAGCGGCTGCTGAGCGTGCCCGACGGCGACCGGGTGCTGATCGCCGGCGCGGTCACCCATCGGCAGCGGCCCGGGACGGCCCAGGGGGTGACGTTCATCAACCTCGAGGACGAGACAGGGATGGTCAACGTGCTCTGCACGCCGGCGGTGTGGGCGCGGCACCGCAAGCTGGCGAACACGGCGCCGGCCATGCTGGTCCGCGGGCAGGTGCAAAACGCCACCGGCGCGGTCACCGTCGTCGCCGAACGGTTGGGCCGCATCAGCCTGGCCGTCGGGTCGAAGTCCCGCGACTTCCGGTGA
- a CDS encoding DUF742 domain-containing protein, giving the protein MDSPEAGEPTRHEANLVRPYTLTAGRTGTDVELPLEAPIQALQAGLAHRWSAGDERGRIIRLCGQGSASPSVAEIAARLNLPIGVARVLIGDLVLSGYLRVHRTLTERSTRDERHELIGRTLRGLKAL; this is encoded by the coding sequence ATGGACAGTCCCGAGGCCGGCGAGCCGACACGACATGAGGCGAACCTGGTCCGCCCGTACACCTTGACGGCCGGCCGGACCGGCACCGACGTCGAACTCCCGCTGGAAGCCCCGATCCAGGCGTTGCAGGCCGGGCTGGCCCACCGGTGGTCGGCCGGCGACGAGCGAGGCAGGATCATCAGGCTGTGTGGGCAGGGCTCCGCGAGCCCCTCGGTCGCGGAGATCGCGGCCCGGCTGAACTTGCCGATCGGCGTCGCGCGCGTCCTGATCGGCGATCTCGTCCTGTCCGGCTACCTTCGGGTGCACAGGACTTTGACCGAGCGTTCGACCCGAGATGAGCGCCACGAGTTGATAGGAAGGACGCTGCGTGGCCTTAAAGCACTCTGA
- a CDS encoding tRNA (cytidine(34)-2'-O)-methyltransferase: MFRLMFVSPRIAPNTGNAIRTVAATGCELHLVEPMGFDLSEPKLRRAGLDYHDLASVTVHASLAAAWEELTPERVYAFTSHAPTSFADIGYRPGDVLMFGPEPTGLDAQTLADPHVTQQVRIPMLAGRRSLNLSNAAAIAVYEAWRQHGYPGAI, from the coding sequence GTGTTCAGGCTGATGTTCGTCTCCCCGCGCATCGCACCCAACACGGGCAACGCCATCCGGACTGTGGCGGCGACCGGCTGCGAGCTGCATCTGGTGGAGCCGATGGGGTTCGACCTTTCCGAGCCCAAACTCCGGCGGGCCGGGCTGGACTACCACGACCTCGCGTCCGTCACCGTCCATGCGTCCCTGGCGGCCGCCTGGGAAGAGCTAACACCGGAGCGGGTTTACGCCTTCACCTCGCACGCGCCCACCTCGTTCGCCGACATCGGCTACCGCCCCGGCGACGTGCTGATGTTCGGCCCGGAACCGACCGGGCTGGATGCGCAGACGCTGGCCGATCCGCACGTCACCCAGCAGGTGCGCATCCCGATGCTGGCGGGCCGGCGCTCGCTCAACCTGTCCAATGCCGCGGCGATTGCGGTCTACGAGGCCTGGCGCCAGCACGGTTACCCGGGCGCGATCTGA
- a CDS encoding class I SAM-dependent methyltransferase, protein MVEQSIWMQKVAADPGHSRWYVERFRAMARAGDDLAGEARFVDALAPRGAHILDAGCGPGRLGGYLAAAGHRVVGVDVDPALIEAAEHDHPGPRWLVGDLAELDLPARGIVEPFDVIVSAGNVMTFLAPSTRVQVLGRLRAHLSGDGRAAIGFGAGRGYAFAEFLDDAAEAGYVPELLLSTWDMRPFTDDSDFLVALLRPAQALRPA, encoded by the coding sequence ATGGTCGAGCAGAGCATCTGGATGCAGAAGGTCGCTGCCGATCCCGGACATTCGCGCTGGTATGTCGAGCGCTTCCGGGCCATGGCCCGCGCCGGTGACGATCTGGCCGGCGAGGCTCGCTTCGTCGATGCGCTGGCGCCCCGCGGGGCCCACATCCTCGACGCCGGCTGTGGCCCCGGCCGGTTGGGCGGTTACCTGGCCGCGGCCGGTCACCGCGTGGTCGGCGTCGACGTCGACCCGGCGCTGATCGAAGCGGCCGAACACGATCATCCCGGCCCGCGCTGGCTCGTCGGCGACCTCGCCGAGCTCGACCTGCCCGCTCGCGGCATCGTCGAACCGTTCGACGTCATCGTGTCAGCCGGCAACGTCATGACGTTTCTTGCCCCCAGTACCCGGGTCCAGGTGCTGGGCCGGCTGCGCGCCCACCTCAGCGGCGACGGGCGAGCGGCGATCGGTTTCGGCGCCGGCCGCGGCTACGCGTTCGCCGAGTTCCTCGACGACGCGGCGGAAGCGGGCTATGTCCCCGAGCTGCTGCTGTCCACCTGGGATATGCGACCGTTCACCGACGACTCCGACTTCCTCGTCGCGCTCCTGCGGCCGGCCCAGGCCCTGCGACCAGCGTGA
- a CDS encoding nitroreductase family protein, producing the protein MTLNLSVDEVLTTTRSVRKRLDFDKPVSREVLMECLRLALQAPTGSNAQGWQWVFVEDAGKKKAIADIYLANARAYLSLPAAQYPEGDTRGERMDKVKDSALYLAEHMHEAPVLMIPCLEGRVENAPLGLSASFWASLFPACWSFCLALRSRGLGTCWTTLHLINDGDRQAAEVLGIPHDKYSQGGLFPIAYTKGTDFRPAKRLPAEQVTHWDSW; encoded by the coding sequence ATGACCCTCAATCTGTCCGTCGACGAAGTCCTCACCACGACGCGTTCGGTGCGCAAACGCCTCGACTTCGACAAGCCGGTGTCCCGCGAGGTGCTGATGGAATGCCTGCGACTGGCGTTGCAGGCACCCACCGGGTCCAACGCTCAGGGCTGGCAGTGGGTGTTCGTCGAGGACGCCGGGAAGAAGAAGGCGATCGCCGACATCTATCTGGCGAACGCCCGCGCCTACCTGAGCCTGCCGGCGGCGCAGTACCCCGAGGGCGACACCCGCGGGGAGCGGATGGACAAGGTGAAGGACTCGGCGCTCTACCTCGCCGAGCACATGCACGAGGCCCCGGTGCTGATGATCCCCTGCCTGGAGGGCCGGGTGGAGAATGCGCCGCTGGGTCTGAGCGCGTCGTTCTGGGCGTCGCTGTTCCCCGCATGCTGGAGCTTCTGCCTGGCGCTGCGCTCGCGGGGGCTGGGCACCTGCTGGACGACTCTGCACCTGATCAACGACGGCGACCGGCAGGCCGCCGAGGTCCTCGGCATCCCGCACGACAAGTACAGCCAGGGCGGGTTGTTCCCGATCGCCTACACCAAGGGCACCGACTTCCGCCCGGCCAAACGGCTGCCGGCCGAGCAGGTCACGCACTGGGACAGCTGGTAA
- a CDS encoding wax ester/triacylglycerol synthase domain-containing protein codes for MTQANTLDTAFLQASADHHAGLAVGAVAIVDGTPDYSSLKRLLAQRVQSLPRCTQVLRTSPSGTAWTDSPQFDLAHHVRRVALCRPGGDAELSAAIAFALERPLDPDRPPWECWIIEGLEDAKWAILMKVHHRLADDNSPARLLTRLCDDAETGAAPEADPIEPVPPRPPRRHGLTDALRRASSVAGTVADTLVGAAWPALRTSPAGGATMRRYRTVRVPIADVDRVCRKFGVTADDVALAAITEGFRAVLLQRGEQPRPDSLPTLSPTPARAAMPAYLPVEHDDPVRRLRAVHHRRRARRPGGGLVESALNRLPPLVRGNVLQLLDRLPRGDIVTLATSVAGPRRQLRLMGQTIERLLPLPPTAAQLSNGVAVLNYGDELVFGITADYHAASDVRRLAAGIEIGVARLVALSQDSVLLFAKDRPRKRGTGPGSGATATVRRLGRAHVGAGDRRPAPP; via the coding sequence ATGACGCAGGCGAACACACTGGACACGGCTTTCCTCCAGGCTTCTGCGGATCACCACGCCGGCCTGGCGGTCGGGGCGGTCGCCATCGTCGACGGGACCCCCGACTACTCATCGCTCAAACGCCTTCTGGCGCAACGTGTTCAATCCCTGCCCCGCTGCACCCAGGTGCTGCGGACATCGCCGTCGGGCACCGCGTGGACCGATAGCCCGCAATTCGATCTCGCCCACCATGTGCGCCGGGTCGCCCTTTGTCGTCCGGGCGGCGACGCCGAGCTGTCCGCCGCCATCGCCTTCGCCCTCGAACGCCCCCTCGACCCGGACCGCCCGCCCTGGGAGTGCTGGATCATCGAGGGCCTCGAGGACGCGAAGTGGGCGATCCTGATGAAGGTTCACCACCGCCTGGCCGACGACAACTCCCCCGCCCGCCTGCTCACCAGGCTCTGCGACGACGCCGAGACCGGCGCGGCGCCCGAAGCCGATCCGATCGAGCCTGTTCCCCCGCGACCGCCCCGCAGGCACGGGTTGACCGATGCGTTGCGGCGGGCTTCGTCTGTCGCCGGCACCGTCGCGGACACCCTCGTGGGCGCGGCCTGGCCGGCGCTGCGGACGTCCCCGGCCGGCGGGGCCACCATGCGCCGGTACCGCACGGTGCGAGTGCCGATCGCCGACGTCGACCGGGTCTGCCGCAAGTTCGGGGTGACCGCCGACGACGTGGCGCTGGCCGCCATCACCGAGGGTTTCCGCGCGGTGCTGCTGCAGCGCGGCGAGCAACCGCGGCCCGACTCGCTGCCCACCCTGTCGCCGACGCCGGCCCGTGCGGCCATGCCGGCTTATCTGCCGGTGGAACACGACGACCCGGTGCGCCGACTGCGGGCCGTGCACCACCGGCGCAGGGCCCGGCGGCCCGGTGGCGGCCTGGTCGAGTCGGCGTTGAACCGGCTACCACCCCTGGTGCGGGGCAACGTGTTACAGCTGCTGGACCGGCTCCCGCGGGGCGACATCGTGACGCTGGCGACCAGTGTTGCCGGCCCGCGGCGCCAGTTGCGGCTGATGGGCCAAACCATCGAGCGCCTGCTGCCGCTGCCCCCGACGGCCGCACAGCTCAGTAACGGTGTGGCGGTGCTGAACTACGGCGACGAACTCGTCTTCGGTATCACCGCCGACTACCACGCCGCATCCGACGTCAGGCGGTTGGCCGCCGGTATCGAGATCGGCGTCGCGCGATTGGTCGCGCTGAGCCAGGATTCGGTATTGCTGTTCGCCAAAGACCGCCCGCGCAAGCGGGGGACCGGCCCGGGCTCGGGGGCAACGGCCACCGTGAGAAGGTTGGGTCGTGCGCACGTCGGAGCCGGTGATCGTCGACCCGCGCCGCCATGA
- a CDS encoding sensor histidine kinase — MFARPGQPAQAEPSDSPQRPPTAPAPVKRPPAWSLSNWPVVYKVLAIVLVPLVLATVFGALRIEAAMAKSSGLKLAAARADVLPAITKYMSALDVALLASATGRDVEGAKKNYDARRYELQARMSDTDVSPEVRAGVGTLLSGGQALVDKIADSSIGLRDRVTTYAPLLLTAEDVINASVQVDNERIRTQVQGLSRAVGARGQMAMQKVLVTRGADLPEPQLRTSMITLAGTEPSTLFGMSGVLGAGSADARTLQQQMVTRMAIMSDPSAVLVDNPALLQSIEATDGIAEQVISDALAAVTKAVHSEASDKRRAAILDTALVLAAMAVALIVVLLVARALVRPLRVLRDGALKVAHTDLEEEIARVKAGGTEPTPAPLPVHTTEEIGQVAHAVDELHTQALLLAGDEARLRLLVNDMFETMSRRSRSLVDQQLSLIDRLERDEEDPERLDSLFRLDHLAARLRRNSANLLVLAGAQLARDQREPVPLSTVINAAVSEVEDYRRVEVARLPDSSLIGAASGGAIHLFAELIDNALRYSPPATPVRVSAAASSDGGAVVRIADSGLGMNEADRRMANMRLQAGGEASPDPTPDNARHMGLFVVGRIAARYGIRVGLRGPAANEEGSGTTAEIYLAPTILAGAGDPAGRPAEPPGRRHHIRPVSSPSTKLASAIAAPDAGAEAAESAGEAAGRHAGTLQPANGAVDGPPVTLLPRRNPGSSGITDVPAPPAQGLPRRHRRELPTPWWEKESPPQPGTPPQPPAPPQPVPTPAAPAARSPMDTSAFFAARSRQAAGQPDTAPPAAAEPAPGPATTAPADDDVIYRRMLSEMLGDPQALANSPDLDWQTVWDRGWTLAAEAEDKPVEARTADHGLPVRTPGARLVPGGGNGATAAGQGPGEPSEQSANGESAPAGEQHAALVRDPEAVRASFSSHFGGVHSGRSHARDASRGPDQE, encoded by the coding sequence ATGTTCGCCCGCCCGGGCCAACCGGCCCAGGCGGAACCGTCCGATTCCCCGCAGCGGCCCCCCACCGCCCCCGCCCCGGTCAAACGCCCGCCCGCCTGGTCGCTGAGCAACTGGCCCGTCGTGTACAAAGTTCTGGCAATCGTGCTGGTGCCGCTCGTTTTGGCGACCGTTTTCGGGGCGCTGCGAATAGAGGCCGCGATGGCCAAGTCCAGCGGTCTGAAGCTCGCCGCTGCGCGCGCCGACGTGCTGCCGGCGATCACCAAGTACATGTCGGCGTTGGACGTCGCTCTGCTGGCGAGCGCGACCGGACGCGACGTGGAGGGGGCGAAGAAGAACTATGACGCGCGCCGCTACGAGCTGCAGGCGCGGATGTCGGACACCGACGTCTCGCCCGAGGTGCGGGCGGGGGTTGGCACGCTGCTGAGCGGCGGCCAGGCTCTGGTGGACAAGATCGCCGACAGCAGCATCGGTTTGCGGGACCGGGTGACCACCTATGCGCCGCTGCTGCTGACGGCCGAAGACGTCATCAACGCCTCGGTGCAGGTGGACAACGAACGGATCCGCACGCAGGTCCAAGGGCTGAGCCGGGCCGTGGGGGCCCGCGGCCAGATGGCGATGCAGAAGGTCCTGGTGACCCGCGGGGCCGACCTCCCCGAGCCCCAGTTGCGGACGTCGATGATCACGCTGGCCGGCACCGAGCCGTCCACGTTGTTCGGGATGAGCGGGGTGCTCGGCGCCGGTTCGGCCGACGCCCGGACGTTGCAACAGCAGATGGTGACGCGGATGGCGATCATGTCCGATCCGTCCGCGGTGCTCGTCGACAACCCCGCGCTGCTGCAGTCCATCGAGGCCACCGACGGGATCGCCGAGCAGGTCATCAGCGACGCCTTGGCCGCGGTGACGAAGGCCGTGCATTCCGAGGCGTCCGACAAGCGCCGCGCCGCCATCCTGGACACCGCCCTGGTGCTGGCCGCCATGGCGGTGGCCCTGATCGTCGTGCTGTTGGTGGCGCGGGCTCTGGTCCGCCCGCTGCGAGTGTTGCGCGACGGCGCGCTCAAGGTCGCCCACACCGACCTCGAGGAGGAGATCGCCCGGGTGAAGGCCGGTGGCACCGAGCCGACCCCGGCGCCGCTGCCGGTGCACACCACCGAGGAGATCGGCCAGGTCGCCCACGCCGTCGACGAACTCCACACCCAGGCCCTGCTGCTCGCCGGCGACGAGGCGCGGTTGCGGCTGCTGGTCAACGACATGTTCGAGACGATGTCGCGGCGCAGCCGTTCCCTGGTCGACCAGCAGCTGTCGCTCATCGACAGGCTGGAGCGCGACGAGGAGGATCCTGAACGGCTCGACAGCTTGTTCCGGTTGGACCACCTGGCGGCCCGGCTGCGCCGCAACAGCGCCAACCTGCTGGTGCTGGCCGGCGCCCAGCTGGCGCGCGATCAGCGTGAGCCGGTGCCGCTGTCGACGGTCATCAACGCCGCCGTCTCCGAGGTCGAGGACTACCGCCGCGTCGAAGTCGCCCGGCTGCCGGACAGCAGCCTGATCGGCGCGGCGTCCGGCGGCGCCATCCACCTTTTCGCCGAGCTGATCGACAACGCCCTGCGCTACTCCCCGCCGGCGACGCCGGTGCGGGTGTCGGCGGCGGCGAGCAGCGACGGGGGAGCGGTGGTGCGGATCGCCGACTCGGGGCTGGGCATGAACGAGGCCGACCGGCGGATGGCGAACATGCGGCTGCAGGCCGGCGGCGAAGCCAGCCCCGACCCCACGCCCGACAACGCCCGCCACATGGGGCTTTTCGTGGTCGGCCGCATCGCCGCCCGGTACGGCATCCGGGTGGGGCTGCGCGGCCCGGCCGCCAACGAGGAGGGTTCGGGCACCACCGCCGAGATCTACCTGGCGCCGACGATCCTCGCGGGTGCGGGTGACCCGGCCGGCCGGCCGGCCGAGCCGCCCGGCCGCCGGCACCACATTCGCCCGGTGTCGTCGCCCAGCACCAAGCTCGCCAGCGCGATCGCCGCGCCGGACGCCGGTGCAGAGGCCGCCGAGAGCGCCGGGGAAGCCGCCGGAAGGCACGCCGGCACACTCCAGCCGGCGAACGGGGCCGTCGACGGGCCGCCGGTCACGCTGCTGCCGCGCCGGAATCCCGGTTCCAGCGGAATCACCGATGTCCCCGCGCCACCCGCCCAGGGACTACCCCGCCGCCACCGTCGCGAGCTGCCGACGCCCTGGTGGGAGAAGGAGTCGCCGCCCCAGCCGGGGACGCCGCCGCAGCCACCCGCGCCGCCCCAGCCGGTGCCCACCCCGGCCGCCCCGGCGGCCCGGTCACCCATGGACACGTCGGCGTTCTTCGCCGCGCGTTCCCGGCAGGCCGCCGGCCAGCCCGACACCGCACCCCCGGCGGCGGCCGAGCCCGCCCCCGGGCCCGCGACCACGGCACCGGCCGACGACGACGTCATCTACCGCAGGATGCTCTCGGAGATGCTCGGCGACCCGCAGGCACTGGCCAACAGCCCGGACCTCGACTGGCAGACGGTGTGGGACCGCGGCTGGACGCTGGCCGCCGAGGCCGAGGACAAGCCCGTCGAGGCGCGCACGGCCGACCACGGGCTGCCGGTGCGCACGCCCGGCGCCCGGCTGGTGCCCGGCGGGGGCAACGGCGCGACCGCCGCGGGGCAGGGACCCGGCGAGCCCTCCGAGCAGAGCGCCAACGGCGAATCCGCACCGGCCGGCGAGCAGCACGCGGCCCTGGTGCGTGACCCGGAAGCGGTTCGGGCCTCCTTCAGCAGCCACTTCGGCGGCGTGCATTCCGGACGGTCCCACGCCCGAGACGCGAGCCGGGGGCCCGATCAGGAATGA
- a CDS encoding serine protease inhibitor encodes MTSPENSLDWLVTRFAREVPGVAHALLVSVDGLPIAASEHLPRDRADQLAAVASGLASLATGAAQLFDGGQVLQSVVEMQNGYLLLMRVGDGSHLATLAATSCDIGQIGYEMAILVERVGGVVQSTRRSSV; translated from the coding sequence ATGACGTCGCCCGAAAACTCACTGGACTGGCTGGTGACCCGGTTCGCCCGCGAGGTCCCCGGCGTGGCACACGCGCTGCTGGTGTCCGTCGACGGCCTGCCGATCGCGGCCAGCGAGCACCTGCCCCGGGACCGCGCCGACCAGCTGGCCGCGGTGGCGTCGGGGCTGGCCAGCCTCGCGACCGGAGCGGCGCAGCTGTTCGACGGCGGCCAGGTGCTGCAGTCCGTGGTGGAGATGCAGAACGGCTACCTGTTGCTGATGCGGGTCGGCGACGGCTCGCACCTGGCCACGCTTGCCGCGACGTCGTGCGACATCGGTCAGATCGGCTACGAGATGGCCATCCTCGTCGAACGCGTGGGCGGCGTCGTGCAGTCCACCCGCCGCTCAAGCGTCTAG